The window GCGAAGTTTGCGACGCACCAGCTCAAGGACCCGATCGGCCATTTGCAGCGCTTCCGCTGACGATCTCCTCGCCCTGGGCATAGAGGAAGGCCTTGAGGGCTTCCTCCGCGACCTGCTGGGCGATAAAGCAGGCCAGGTGATCGCTCCCGCCTTCCAGCAGGAGCTGTCCTCCTTTTCGATCGGCCTCCGCCTGCTCAAGCCAGCGGAGGCCCTCCGCCTTCGGATCCCGCCGCATAGACCGTCTCTCCCTCCGCCAGCGCCTGACGGATAAAAGGGTGATCCGCCAGCCGCCGGATTTCCTCCGGCGTGTAAACGAACAGGTCCACGGGGACTCGCGGGTTTAACCGGCGGTAGAGGAAAGCGGTTCGTTCCAGGAACCCCATGGGCGTATCCCATATGACCAGAAGATCCAGGTCGCTGGTTAAACCGATCGTCCGGCGGACGACGGATCCGAACAGGATCACTCGCTCGACCCCGATGGCTTTTAATTCCTCCACCAGACGGGGGAGCTCCTCCTCCAGCTCCCTCCGGTGGACCCGGCGGCGTTCCTGCAGCCTGCGGCGAAGTCGCTCCTCATGGATGGCGCTCATGGCTTTGCGGAAGCTCCGGATAGGATGCCGGCAGAGGATATTATGCGGGCAATTTGATCGCGGGGGAAACCCGGCAGGGCGGAGGCCTTCCGGAACCAGACATCCCCCTGCGCATCCATCGCGTATCGAAACCCCGCCGCACCCGCGCGGATGGGGAAGCTGGATTTATGAGGCCCCGGGGGGCTTGGGCGAGGGCGCCGCCGGGGAGGCGCCACCCATCTCCACAAAATAGGCTTCACATGCCCGATCGATGAGCTCCTTGCTCAGCGTGGGAGGCACGTTGAAATACGAGGCGATATCCTGGATGTGGGACAGCAGATCGCGGGCGTGGACCGCCCGCAGCGGCCGCCGGCGCTTGATATACCACTCCTGAAGGAGGTAGACCAGGGCCTGGTCGTCGTAAGGGATCCCTCGGGCCTGGCACTCCCGGCGGAAGATCTCCCGGAACTCCGCCGGGGTGGGGTCGGGGATCTCGATCTTGTGTCGGATGCGACGCAGGAAGGCCTCATCCA is drawn from Thermoflexus hugenholtzii and contains these coding sequences:
- a CDS encoding HEPN domain-containing protein, with amino-acid sequence MRRDPKAEGLRWLEQAEADRKGGQLLLEGGSDHLACFIAQQVAEEALKAFLYAQGEEIVSGSAANGRSGP
- a CDS encoding nucleotidyltransferase domain-containing protein is translated as MSAIHEERLRRRLQERRRVHRRELEEELPRLVEELKAIGVERVILFGSVVRRTIGLTSDLDLLVIWDTPMGFLERTAFLYRRLNPRVPVDLFVYTPEEIRRLADHPFIRQALAEGETVYAAGSEGGGPPLA